The Streptomyces sp. DG1A-41 genomic sequence TCGCACGCATCCGACGCCGCCGCCGCGGCCGCCGCGGCGCGCGAGACCACCGAGGGCACCGTCTACACGGTCACCGGTGGCGACTGGGACGAGGTCGTCCAGTCCGCGGCCCGCGCCGACGACGAGCGCATCGTCGTCAACATGGGCCCGCAGCACCCCTCCACGCACGGCGTGCTCCGCCTGATCCTGGAGATCGACGGCGAGACCGTCACCGAGGCCCGCTGCGGCATCGGCTACCTCCACACCGGTATCGAGAAGAACCTCGAGTACCGGAACTGGACCCAGGGCACCACGTTCGTGACGCGCATGGACTACTTGATGCCGTTCTTCAACGAGACGGCGTACTGCCTCGGGGTGGAGAAGCTCCTCGGCATCGAGGACCAGATCCCGGACCGCGCCTCGATCATCCGCGTGCTCCTGATGGAGCTGAACCGGTTGTCGTCGCACCTGGTGTGCATCGCCACCGGCGGCATGGAGCTCGGCGCCACCACGATCATGATCTACGGATTCCGTGATCGTGAACTCATTCTCGATATCTACGAGCTGATCACCGGCCTGCGGATGAACCACGCGTACATCCGCCCAGGCGGACTCGCCCAGGACCTGCCGCCCGGCGCGGTGGACCAGATCCGCGAGTTCGTGAAGAAGATGAAGAAGAACCTCCCGGAGTACGACAAGCTCGCCACCGGGAACCCCATCTTCAAGGCCCGCATGCAGGACATCGGCTACCTCGACCTGGCCGGCTGCATGGCCCTCGGCGCCACCGGCCCGATCCTGCGCTCCACCGGCCTGCCGCACGACCTGCGCAAGACGCAGCCCTACTGCGGCTACGAGACGTACGACTTCGACGTCCCGACCGCCGACACCTGCGACGCCTACGGCCGCTTCCTCATCCGCCTGGAGGAGATGCGCCAGTCGCTCAGGATCGTCGAGCAGTGCCTGGACCGGCTCCAGCCCGGCCCGGTCATGGTCGCCGACAAGAAGATCGCCTGGCCGGCCCAGCTCGCCCTGGGGCCCGACGGCCTCGGCAACTCCCTCGACCACATCAAGAAGATCATGGGCACCTCCATGGAGGCCCTGATCCACCACTTCAAGCTGGTCACCGAGGGCTTCCGCGTCCCGCCGGGACAGACGTACGCGGCGGTCGAGTCGCCCAAGGGCGAACTCGGGGTGCACGTCGTGTCCGACGGCGGCACCCGCCCCTACCGGGTCCACTTCCGCGACCCGTCCTTCACCAACCTGCAAGCCATGGCGGCGATGTGCGAGGGCGGCCAGGTCGCCGACGTCATCGTCGCCGTCGCGTCCATCGACCCCGTGATGGGAGGCGTCGACCGGTGACCACCTCTTCTTCCGAGCGGGGCGTCAGCCTGGGCATGCCCGAACTGCCCGCACCCGCCTACCCGGACGATGTCCGCACCCGTCTGGAGACCGACGCGCGCGAGATCATCGCCCGCTACCCGGACTCCCGGTCCGCCCTCCTGCCGTTGCTGCACCTGGTGCAGTCGGAGGAGGGGCACGTCACGCGCACCGGGATGCGGTTCTGCGCGGAGATGCTCGGCCTGACCACGGCCGAGGTCACCGCGGTCGCCACCTTCTACACCATGTACCGCCGCCGGCCGAGCGGTGACTACCAGGTGGGGGTGTGCACCAACACCCTGTGCGCCGTGATGGGCGGGGACGCGATCTTCGAGGAGCTCCAGGAGCACCTGGGCGTCGGCAACGGCGAGACCACCGGCGACGGCAAGGTCACCCTGGAGCACATCGAGTGCAACGCGGCCTGCGACTTCGCGCCGGTCGTGATGGTCAACTGGGAGTTCTTCGACAACCAGACCCCGGCCAGCGCCAAGCGCCTCGTCGACGACCTGCGCGCGGGACGGCCGGTCACACCCACGCGCGGGGCGCCCCTGTGCACCTTCAAGGAGACCGCCCGGGTCCTGGCCGGTTTCCCCGACGAGCGGGACGGGGCCGTCGAGTCCGGGGAAGCGCCGGACCCGCCTCCCTGGTCGGCCTGAAGCTCGCCAAGGGCGAGTCCGCTCCCGCGCGCGTGGTGCATCCGCGCGGCGAGGCGGCCCGGACCGAGGCACCGCACGAGCCGTCACCGACGGAGCACTTGAGCTCGCACGACGCGCCACAGGACACGTCGGCCTCCGACCCCGCCCACCCGGCCGGGCCTGTCGCCGAGGAGGGGGAGTGATGACCTTGGCACCCGAGCTGAAAGACATGAGCCCCGAGAAGCTGCTCGCACCGGTGCTGTCGGCCTTCTGGGACGAGGACAGGTCCTGGACGCTGGACGTGTACCGACGGCACGACGGGTACGAGGGGCTCCGCAAGGCGCTCGCCATGTCGCCGGACGACGTGATCGCGTACGTCAAGGAGTCCGGTCTGCGCGGGCGCGGCGGCGCGGGATTCCCCACGGGCATGAAGTGGCAGTTCATTCCCCAGGGGGATGGAAAGCCGCATTATCTAGTTGTCAACGCCGACGAGTCGGAGCCGGGGACGTGCAAGGACATCCCGCTCCTCTTCGCGAACCCGCACAGCCTCATCGAGGGCATGATCATCGCGTGTTACGCCATCAGGTCGTCGCATGCCTTCATCTATCTGCGTGGTGAAGTCGTCCCAGTGCTGCGGCGGTTGCACTCTGCCGTGCGCGAGGCGTACGAGGCGGGCTTCCTCGGCGAGAACATCCTCGGCAGCGGACTCGACCTCGACATCACCGTGCACGCGGGCGCGGGCGCGTACATCTGCGGTGAGGAGACCGCACTGCTGGACTCTCTCGAAGGCCGCCGGGGTCAACCGCGGCTTCGTCCCCCCTTCCCTGCGGTCGCGGGCCTCTACGCGTGCCCGACTGTGGTGAACAACGTCGAGTCGATCGCGTCGGTTCCCGCGATCATGCATCGGGGCAAGGAATGGTTCCGGTCGATGGGGAGTGAGAAGTCGCCCGGCTTCACGCTCTACTCCCTGTCCGGCCATGTCGCGAGCCCCGGCCAGTACGAGGCGCCGCTCGGGATCACGCTCCGCCAGCTCCTCGACATGAGCGGCGGGATGCGCCCCGGGCACCGCCTCAAGTTCTGGACGCCGGGCGGCTCCTCGACCCCGATGTTCACCGACGAGCATCTCGACGTCCCTCTTGATTACGAAGGAGTGGGCGCCGCGGGTTCCATGCTCGGCACAAAAGCTCTCCAGTGCTTCGACGAGACGACCTGCGTGGTGCGGGCCGTGACGCGCTGGACCGAGTTCTACGCCCACGAGTCCTGCGGCAAGTGCACGCCCTGCCGCGAAGGCACGTACTGGCTCGTGCAGCTGCTGCGCGACATCGAGGCCGGCAAGGGACAGATGTCCGACCTCGACAAGCTGAACGACATCGCCGACAACATCAACGGCAAGTCCTTCTGCGCCCTCGGTGACGGCGCCGCCTCGCCGATCTTCTCCTCGCTCAAGTACTTCCGCGAGGAGTACGAGCAGCACATCACGGGCCGGGGCTGCCCCTTCGACCCGGCCAAGTCGACGGCCTGGGCCGACCGCACGGAGGTGAACGCATGACCGTGACCACGAACGCTCCCTCAGGCGGCGGGCAGGCGGCGGTCCCGCCGGAGGACCTCGTGACGCTGACGATCGACGGCGTCGAGATCAGCGTGCCCAAGGGCACCCTGGTCATCCGGGCCGCCGAACAGCTCGGCATCGAGATCCCCCGGTTCTGCGACCACCCCCTCCTCGACCCGGCCGGCGCGTGCCGCCAGTGCATCGTCGAGGTCGAGGGCCAGCGCAAGCCCATGGCGTCCTGCACCA encodes the following:
- a CDS encoding NADH-quinone oxidoreductase subunit D, whose protein sequence is MSTSHASDAAAAAAAARETTEGTVYTVTGGDWDEVVQSAARADDERIVVNMGPQHPSTHGVLRLILEIDGETVTEARCGIGYLHTGIEKNLEYRNWTQGTTFVTRMDYLMPFFNETAYCLGVEKLLGIEDQIPDRASIIRVLLMELNRLSSHLVCIATGGMELGATTIMIYGFRDRELILDIYELITGLRMNHAYIRPGGLAQDLPPGAVDQIREFVKKMKKNLPEYDKLATGNPIFKARMQDIGYLDLAGCMALGATGPILRSTGLPHDLRKTQPYCGYETYDFDVPTADTCDAYGRFLIRLEEMRQSLRIVEQCLDRLQPGPVMVADKKIAWPAQLALGPDGLGNSLDHIKKIMGTSMEALIHHFKLVTEGFRVPPGQTYAAVESPKGELGVHVVSDGGTRPYRVHFRDPSFTNLQAMAAMCEGGQVADVIVAVASIDPVMGGVDR
- the nuoF gene encoding NADH-quinone oxidoreductase subunit NuoF — its product is MTLAPELKDMSPEKLLAPVLSAFWDEDRSWTLDVYRRHDGYEGLRKALAMSPDDVIAYVKESGLRGRGGAGFPTGMKWQFIPQGDGKPHYLVVNADESEPGTCKDIPLLFANPHSLIEGMIIACYAIRSSHAFIYLRGEVVPVLRRLHSAVREAYEAGFLGENILGSGLDLDITVHAGAGAYICGEETALLDSLEGRRGQPRLRPPFPAVAGLYACPTVVNNVESIASVPAIMHRGKEWFRSMGSEKSPGFTLYSLSGHVASPGQYEAPLGITLRQLLDMSGGMRPGHRLKFWTPGGSSTPMFTDEHLDVPLDYEGVGAAGSMLGTKALQCFDETTCVVRAVTRWTEFYAHESCGKCTPCREGTYWLVQLLRDIEAGKGQMSDLDKLNDIADNINGKSFCALGDGAASPIFSSLKYFREEYEQHITGRGCPFDPAKSTAWADRTEVNA